The following coding sequences lie in one Vanacampus margaritifer isolate UIUO_Vmar chromosome 16, RoL_Vmar_1.0, whole genome shotgun sequence genomic window:
- the LOC144036667 gene encoding transcription regulator protein BACH1-like, giving the protein MPSYTYACAAHPTRVLRRLDELRLRGVLCDVTVQVDGRRFHAHRAVLASCSDYFAGTLHREQDDGDDVTLPPEVTVGGFEPLLRFAYTSELLFGKHNMLEIRQAATTLGFRDLDHASFDFLQPKFNSNPPLPPSQRKRCCAKKEKSEEEDAEGKVVKPVQWESAPPSCPGGNDRRTTFTFWPARGTGGPKYRKFQLACGKETPQKHCGWNETVGEGHQEPETKFCGYADLVAEIHGSQDATELPGNCGSEGDNVDKYPKSEPGSLDHGTVSNDGEQEPGTRFSDVTKQVQSGLRLATGNVANRSPGSPLIRTPPQKDTDQESGTRLPSGPDLVPGETGKDEGPESLMGCKDVDRHLESDSRPSHPKTEDGEKGPGTTFSAGSTLVAGAIQRTEGLRRKYRLDYLGLDSGPSHQITNKEDEEHAAGTRVSNDPKLVPGTTCKGEVLRKQTGFDDRSGISEYSISLEPGTDFDPSQENAISEVEEQGPGTSFSGVFDQVAGSTWKVESPGTLTRCKDLYMSPRPDSGAFHQETIAKDSKQRPGMKLFGATRKIEGPGSEDESDLSGNGAGDKLDTYTRSDSAQFYQNIIKNKEQGPGTQFFSSLDLVPGVTLKTEAPGREEGAAYSGSDPGPSHQNWLRVDLKCPFLAQNMDPERGGPPWKGGALSESEGASQSGLSSLNSGEDGDSETDGEGEWCPRERARQVDLPFSVDYAVRLSRLDLQNLLSQHALTCQQLDLINDVRRRSKNRLAAQRCRKRKLECIANLQEEINKLKCERKKLLEEQNHLHHLKTTTCLSVTALSQRVCSEARPDQLRLLDPQCPLATHLDALLLTPSSSSSTPSETEGHLEDI; this is encoded by the exons ATGCCCTCGTACACGTACGCGTGCGCGGCGCACCCGACGCGCGTACTGCGGCGCCTGGACGAGCTGCGGCTGCGCGGGGTGCTGTGTGACGTCACCGTGCAGGTAGACGGCCGCCGTTTCCACGCCCACCGCGCCGTGCTGGCCTCGTGCAGCGACTACTTCGCCGGAACGCTCCACCGCGAGCAGGACGACGGCGATGACGTCACGTTGCCGCCCGAG GTAACCGTGGGTGGGTTCGAGCCCCTGCTGAGGTTCGCCTACACGTCCGAGTTGCTCTTTGGCAAACACAACATGCTAGAAATCCGCCAGGCGGCAACTACGCTGGGCTTCAGAGACCTGGATCATGCCAGTTTCGACTTCCTGCAACCCAAATTCAACTCGAACCCACCGCTGCCACCATCGCAGAGGAAAAGGTGCTGTGCAAAGAAGGAGAAGAGCGAGGAGGAGGACGCCGAAGGCAAAGTCGTCAAACCGGTGCAGTGGGAATCGGCTCCGCCCAGCTGCCCAGGGGGGAATGACAGGAGGACCACATTCACATTTTGGCCTGCTAGGGGCACAGGAGGCCCCAAGTATCGCAAATTCCAGCTGGCGTGTGGGAAAGAGACACCCCAGAAACATTGCGGATGGAACGAGACCGTTGGAGAAGGACATCAGGAACCAGAAACCAAGTTCTGTGGTTATGCCGATCTAGTTGCAGAAATTCACGGAAGCCAGGATGCAACGGAGCTTCCGGGAAATTGCGGCAGTGAGGGTGACAACGTGGATAAGTATCCTAAATCTGAACCTGGCTCCCTTGATCATGGCACTGTCTCAAATGATGGAGAGCAAGAACCAGGAACAAGGTTCTCAGATGTTACCAAGCAAGTACAAAGTGGACTCCGATTGGCAACAGGAAATGTTGCCAATCGGAGTCCCGGGTCCCCTCTTATCAGGACACCACCGCAAAAAGACACAGACCAAGAATCAGGGACCAGACTCCCAAGTGGTCCTGATCTGGTACCAGGTGAAACTGGAAAAGATGAAGGCCCTGAAAGCCTGATGGGATGCAAGGACGTGGATCGGCATCTCGAGTCTGATTCAAGACCATCACATCCGAAAACAGAAGATGGAGAAAAAGGACCAGGTACAACATTCTCTGCTGGTTCCACTCTGGTAGCAGGTGCCATCCAGAGAACTGAAGGTCTCAGACGCAAGTACAGATTGGACTATCTTGGTTTAGACTCTGGCCCCTCTCATCAAATCACTAACAAAGAAGACGAAGAACACGCAGCTGGAACAAGAGTTTCTAATGATCCTAAGCTGGTTCCGGGGACCACCTGTAAAGGCGAAGTTCTCAGAAAACAAACGGGTTTTGATGACCGATCCGGGATTTCAGAATATAGCATCAGCTTGGAACCCGGGACCGACTTTGACCCCTCTCAGGAGAACGCTATCTCAGAAGTTGAAGAACAAGGACCAGGAACAAGCTTCTCTGGCGTGTTTGATCAGGTAGCAGGTTCTACTTGGAAAGTTGAAAGTCCTGGAACACTAACGAGATGCAAGGACCTATACATGAGCCCTAGGCCCGACTCAGGCGCCTTTCATCAAGAGACCATCGCCAAAGACAGCAAACAAAGACCAGGAATGAAATTATTTGGTGCCACAAGGAAAATTGAAGGTCCTGGAAGCGAGGATGAATCAGATCTTTCAGGAAACGGGGCAGGAGACAAACTGGACACATATACCAGGTCTGACTCTGCCCAATTCTATCAGAACATcataaaaaacaaagaacaagGACCAGGAACGCAGTTCTTCAGTAGTCTCGATCTGGTCCCTGGTGTCACCCTGAAAACTGAAGCTCCAGGACGTGAGGAAGGCGCAGCTTACTCCGGCTCCGACCCCGGCCCCTCTCATCAAAACTGGCTCCGGGTCGACCTCAAGTGCCCCTTCCTGGCACAGAATATGGACCCAGAGCGGGGCGGCCCTCCGTGGAAGGGAGGCGCGCTGTCCGAGAGTGAGGGAGCGTCTCAATCAGGCCTGTCATCCCTCAACTCGGGGGAGGACGGCGACTCAGAGACTGACGGCGAGGGAGAATGGTGCCCCAGAGAGCGGGCCAGACAG GTTGATCTTCCGTTCTCTGTGGACTACGCTGTGCGTCTGAGTCGCTTGGACCTGCAGAATCTGCTGAGTCAGCACGCATTGACGTGCCAACAGCTGGACTTGATCAACGATGTCCGACGGCGTAGCAAGAACAGGCTGGCCGCACAACGCTGCCGCAAGAGGAAGTTGGAGTGCATCGCAAACCTGCAGGAGGAAATCAACAAACTG AAGTGTGAGCGGAAAAAGCTCCTGGAGGAGCAGAACCATCTTCATCACCTGAAGACCACCACCTGCCTCAGTGTCACGGCACTAAGCCAGCGCGTCTGTAGCGAGGCCAGGCCAGACCAGCTGCGACTCCTCGACCCCCAATGCCCCCTCGCGACACATCTGGATGCCTTACTCTTGACTCCATCCTCATCTTCCTCAACACCATCTGAGACTGAAGGACATTTAGAGGACATTTAG
- the map3k7cl gene encoding MAP3K7 C-terminal-like protein, translating into MITSTRRVSPDAPEVRISFSLDHTSDARDADDLAQTFPDLEQRLQPVSPCVSLKESVHVYKEHCRMAREFHQVKHDIAALEERKCQLLAELVEDQKVAAEISRLEDEFRRLSEENRTLVTAHGERSRQLQRLRRPDSS; encoded by the exons ATGATCACGTCAACTCGAAGAGTGTCTCCTGATGCACCCGAAGTTCGGATCTCCTTCAGCCTTGACCACACATCAG ACGCACGAGATGCCGATGACCTCGCTCAGACTTTCCCGGATCTCGAACAACGACTTCAG cCGGTGTCGCCGTGCGTGTCCCTGAAGGAGAGCGTGCACGTCTACAAGGAACACTGCAGGATGGCGAGGGAGTTCCACCAAGTCAAACATGACATCGCCGCCCTGGAGGAACGCAA GTGTCAGCTGCTGGCCGAGCTGGTGGAGGACCAGAAGGTTGCGGCGGAGATCTCCCGCCTGGAGGACGAGTTCCGGCGTCTGTCGGAGGAAAACCGCACGCTAGTGACAGCGCACGGCGAGCGGTCGCGGCAACTGCAGCGGCTACGCAGACCCGACTCGTCCTGA
- the grik1a gene encoding glutamate receptor ionotropic, kainate 1 has product MDAMNLLVLVVLVLLVHTWLAEAQVLRIGGIMETRERELVSLDELAFKFAVNNINRNKTLMPNITLTYDIQRINPKDGFEASRRVCDQLSLGVVAVFGPSHSSSVSAVQSICNALEVPHIQTRWKHPSVDNRDTFFINLYPEYRAVARAVLDVVTFFKWKKLTVVYQDSTGLMRMQELIKAPAKLNLKMKIRQLTPGNQDAMPLLKELKKDKEFFILFDCSYSMASELLKQLSSMGMMTEYYHFFFTTLDLFALDLEPYRYSGVNMTGFRLLNIDDPWVASTLEKWALERLQGPKQDGGLMDGVMTTDAALMYDAVFLVSVASQRATQMTVGSLQCHRHKPWRFGPRYMNLFKEAQWDGLTGHIILNKSDGLRREFDLDIISLKEDGSTRGVGEDVNRLTKRWMKIATWNSVKGMNLVEKSTQNNNNVTDSLANRTLIVTTILENPYVMHKKSDKDLVGNDRFEGYCLDLLKELSNILGFTYEVRLVADGKYGAQNDKGEWNGMVRELIDHVADLAVAPLTITYVREKVIDFSKPFMTLGISILYRKPNGTNPGVFSFLNPLSPDIWMYVLLACTGVSCVLFVIARFTPYEWYNPHPCNPSSTLIQNNFTLLNSFWFGVGALMRQGSELMPKALSTRIVGGIWWFFTLIIISSYTANLAAFLTVERMDAPIDSADDLAKQTRIEYGAVRDGSTMTFFKKSKISTYEKMWAFMSSRKNTALVKNNREGITRVLTTDYAMLMESTSIEYISQRNCNLTQIGGLIDSKGYGVGTPIGSPYRDKVTIAILQLQEEGKLHMMKEKWWRGNGCPEEDNKEANALGVENIGGIFIVLAAGLVLSVFVAIGEFIYKARRNADIEEAFCFFYGVQSRQFQRRGSTSSSGTSLSTDLESGRLLGDDTD; this is encoded by the exons ATGGACGCGATGAACCTGCTGGTTCTTGTGGTTCTGGTTCTGCTGGTACACACGTGGCTTGCTGAGGCTCAGGTTCTGCGCATTG GCGGCATCATGGAGACGCGCGAGCGTGAGCTGGTGAGTTTGGACGAGTTGGCATTCAAGTTCGCCGTGAACAACATCAACAGGAACAAGACACTGATGCCCAACATCACTCTCACCTACGACATCCAACGCATCAACCCCAAAGACGGCTTTGAGGCCTCGCGCAGag TGTGCGACCAGCTGTCATTGGGCGTGGTGGCAGTGTTCGGTCCGTCTCACAGCTCTTCCGTGAGTGCGGTTCAGTCCATCTGCAACGCTCTGGAAGTTCCACACATCCAGACGCGGTGGAAGCATCCGTCGGTGGACAACCGGGACACCTTCTTCATCAACCTGTACCCCGAGTACAGAGCGGTCGCCAGGGCCGTGCTGGACGTGGTCACCTTCTTCAAGTGGAAGAAGCTCACCGTCGTGTACCAGGACAGCACCG gTCTGATGCGCATGCAGGAGTTGATCAAGGCTCCCGCCAAGCTGAACCTGAAGATGAAAATCCGCCAGCTGACGCCCGGCAACCAGGACGCCATGCCGCTGCTCAAAGAGCTCAAGAAGGACAAAGAGTTCTTCATCCTCTTTGACTGCTCCTACAGCATGGCCTCGGAACTACTCAAACAG CTTTCGTCCATGGGAATGATGACAGAGTACTATCACTTCTTCTTCACCACGTTG GACTTGTTTGCGTTGGACCTAGAGCCGTACCGCTACAGCGGGGTCAACATGACGGGCTTCCGGCTGCTCAACATCGACGACCCCTGGGTGGCCTCCACCTTGGAAAAGTGGGCCCTGGAGAGGCTGCAGGGGCCCAAGCAAGATGGTGGACTCATGGATGGCGTCATGACT ACTGACGCAGCTCTGATGTACGACGCCGTGTTCCTGGTGTCTGTGGCGTCTCAGCGTGCTACTCAGATGACCGTCGGCTCTCTGCAGTGTCACAGACACAAGCCCTGGCGCTTTGGACCTCGATACATGAACCTCTTCAAAGAG GCGCAGTGGGACGGCCTGACGGGCCACATCATCCTCAACAAGAGTGACGGCCTGCGGCGAGAATTTGACTTGGACATCATTAGCCTGAAAGAGGACGGCAGCACCAGg GGTGTCGGAGAGGACGTAAATCGCCTCACCAAAAGGTGGATGAAG ATCGCCACATGGAACTCGGTAAAAGGAATGAACCTGGTCGAGAAGTCAACacagaacaacaacaacgtgaCCGACTCGCTGGCCAACCGGACGCTAATCGTCACCACCATCCTG GAGAACCCGTACGTGATGCATAAGAAGTCCGACAAGGACCTTGTCGGGAACGACCGCTTCGAGGGTTACTGCCTGGACCTCCTCAAGGAGCTGTCCAACATCTTGGGCTTCACCTACGAGGTCCGCCTGGTGGCCGACGGCAAGTACGGAGCCCAGAACGACAAAGGCGAGTGGAACGGCATGGTGCGAGAGCTCATCGACCAC GTGGCCGACCTGGCGGTGGCGCCGCTGACCATCACCTACGTGCGCGAGAAAGTGATCGACTTCTCCAAACCCTTCATGACGTTGGGCATCAGCATCCTGTACCGCAAGCCCAACGGCACCAACCCGGGCGTCTTCTCCTTCCTCAACCCGCTGTCGCCCGATATCTGGATGTACGTCCTGCTGGCCTGCACCGGCGTCAGCTGCGTGCTCTTTGTCATCGCCAG GTTTACCCCGTACGAGTGGTACAACCCGCATCCGTGCAACCCGTCGTCCACGCTGATCCAGAACAATTTCACCTTGCTTAACAGTTTCTGGTTCGGCGTTGGCGCACTCATGCGGCAAG GCTCCGAGCTGATGCCCAAAGCTTTGTCCACGCGTATCGTCGGGGGCATCTGGTGGTTCTTCACCCTGATCATCATCTCGTCCTACACGGCCAACCTGGCCGCGTTCCTCACCGTGGAGCGCATGGACGCGCCCATCGACTCGGCCGACGACCTGGCCAAGCAGACCCGGATTGAGTACGGGGCCGTGAGGGACGGCTCCACCATGACTTTCTTCAAG AAATCCAAGATCTCCACTTACGAGAAGATGTGGGCCTTCATGAGCAGCAGGAAGAACACGGCGCTGGTCAAGAACAACCGAGAGGGCATCACGCGCGTCCTCACCACCGACTACGCCATGCTGATGGAGTCCACCAGCATCGAGTACATCAGCCAGAGGAACTGCAACCTGACGCAAATCGGAGGACTCATCGACTCCAAGGGATATGGGGTGGGAACGCCCATCG GCTCTCCATACAGAGACAAGGTGACCATCGCCATCCTGCAGCTGCAGGAGGAGGGCAAGCTGCACATGATGAAGGAGAAGTGGTGGCGAGGGAACGGATGCCCCGAGGAGGACAACAAGGAGGCCAACGCGTTGGGCGTGGAGAACATCGGCGGCATCTTCATCGTGCTCGCCGCCGGCCTGGTGCTGTCTGTCTTCGTGGCCATCGGCGAGTTCATCTACAAAGCCCGCCGCAACGCCGACATCGAGGAG GCCTTCTGTTTCTTTTACGGGGTGCAGTCTCGACAGTTTCAGCGGCGCGGTTCTACTTCCTCCTCCGGCACGTCCTTGTCCACTGACCTGGAGAGTGGCAGGTTGCTCGGCGATGATACAGACTAA